One window of the Natrinema sp. HArc-T2 genome contains the following:
- a CDS encoding RimK family alpha-L-glutamate ligase — protein MIDLAVANDQATFQRMQEPLAERNIQVHHVPVRERTIALGDPPWEPDDYDVGFVYPGRLMEGGVADALLEIPWLNDHETVLTSRNKAEVLARLDRAELPVPDSVYVSNDVSEADLIEVFERFEPPVVVKPNSTTRGVGVAKAHDLDSFLGICDYLSLVHDYRATGDRSFLVQEYLPAATDYRVMVLEGEYVGAVERRLPDGAVSEGQWKHNVHRGAEATDVDLPESWRALAESVATELEIPFLGVDLLETDDRLVVNETNARPTIDTATKYEPDFYDRLATAIRARCE, from the coding sequence ATGATCGATCTCGCGGTCGCCAACGACCAAGCGACGTTCCAGCGGATGCAAGAGCCGCTTGCCGAGCGTAATATACAGGTTCATCACGTGCCCGTACGCGAGCGTACGATCGCACTCGGCGACCCGCCATGGGAGCCCGACGACTACGACGTCGGCTTCGTTTACCCCGGTCGGCTCATGGAAGGCGGGGTTGCTGACGCGCTGCTCGAGATCCCGTGGCTCAACGATCACGAGACCGTGTTGACCTCGCGGAACAAAGCCGAGGTACTCGCGCGGCTCGATCGAGCCGAGCTCCCGGTTCCCGACTCCGTCTACGTCTCGAACGACGTCTCGGAGGCCGACCTGATCGAGGTCTTCGAGCGCTTCGAGCCGCCGGTGGTGGTCAAGCCGAACTCAACGACCCGTGGCGTCGGCGTCGCGAAGGCCCACGATCTCGATTCTTTCCTCGGGATCTGTGACTACCTCTCGCTGGTTCATGACTACCGGGCGACCGGCGACCGATCGTTTCTGGTCCAGGAGTATCTGCCCGCGGCGACCGACTACCGCGTGATGGTTCTCGAGGGCGAGTACGTCGGCGCTGTCGAACGCCGGTTGCCCGACGGCGCGGTCAGTGAGGGCCAGTGGAAACACAACGTCCACCGCGGCGCAGAGGCCACGGATGTCGATCTTCCCGAGTCCTGGCGTGCGCTCGCCGAATCGGTCGCCACCGAGCTCGAGATCCCGTTTCTGGGCGTGGATCTGCTCGAGACGGACGATCGACTGGTGGTCAACGAGACGAACGCCAGACCGACGATCGACACAGCAACCAAGTACGAACCCGACTTCTACGACCGGTTGGCGACAGCGATACGCGCTCGATGCGAGTGA
- a CDS encoding ABC transporter substrate-binding protein → MTDAERSRRGVLKTGVAIAGLGVTAGCLGDTGVPDDGTNGDGGYTVTMEPVGTVEFDTVPERWVPYTGDYADMGVALGQADGLAGIGLRSRFAAHHYDELPGVSVETGDLTQLWQDGTDRETFYTIDADVHLIDPNFMINRLGWTQDDVDEITQTVAPFVGNTIFSASYDWHDYPRYTLYEAFEKVAAVFQEQERYEAFERLHEDVLSNVQSRLPDEQPTVAVLVPASQQPEAFYPYLIDEGTQSKHWNDLRVEGALAKNGIADAQATGGTIDYETLLEIDPDVIAIRQQGAVTDAAFEDGMVSFLRNHDTASKLRAVQNDRVVYGGMTYQGPIIHLFQLERAAQGIYPDEFGGEQLFDRQAVADIVTGAL, encoded by the coding sequence ATGACTGACGCGGAACGGTCGAGACGGGGAGTACTGAAAACGGGGGTGGCGATCGCTGGGCTCGGCGTAACTGCCGGGTGCCTCGGCGATACAGGGGTACCCGACGACGGGACAAACGGCGACGGCGGATACACCGTCACGATGGAACCCGTCGGGACTGTCGAGTTCGATACCGTTCCGGAGCGGTGGGTCCCCTACACGGGCGATTACGCCGACATGGGTGTCGCGCTCGGGCAAGCCGATGGACTGGCCGGCATCGGTCTCCGGAGTCGGTTCGCCGCCCACCACTACGACGAGTTGCCCGGCGTCTCGGTCGAGACCGGCGACCTCACACAACTCTGGCAAGACGGCACCGACCGCGAGACGTTCTACACCATCGATGCGGACGTCCACCTGATCGATCCGAACTTCATGATCAACCGACTCGGCTGGACGCAGGATGACGTCGACGAGATCACACAAACCGTCGCACCGTTCGTCGGCAACACGATCTTTTCGGCCAGTTACGACTGGCACGACTACCCTCGCTACACGCTGTACGAAGCCTTCGAAAAAGTGGCCGCGGTGTTTCAGGAACAAGAGCGCTACGAGGCGTTCGAACGCCTCCACGAAGACGTCTTGTCGAACGTACAGTCGCGACTGCCTGACGAGCAGCCCACCGTTGCGGTACTCGTTCCCGCGTCTCAACAACCCGAGGCGTTCTATCCGTACCTCATCGACGAGGGAACACAATCCAAACACTGGAACGACCTCCGCGTCGAGGGTGCACTGGCGAAAAACGGCATCGCCGACGCGCAAGCAACCGGCGGAACCATCGACTACGAGACGCTCCTCGAGATCGATCCCGATGTCATCGCGATCAGACAACAGGGAGCCGTTACCGACGCGGCGTTCGAGGACGGCATGGTCTCGTTCCTGCGAAATCACGACACCGCGAGCAAGCTCCGGGCGGTCCAGAACGATCGTGTCGTCTACGGCGGGATGACCTACCAGGGACCGATTATCCACCTTTTCCAGCTCGAGCGGGCCGCACAGGGAATCTATCCGGACGAGTTCGGTGGCGAGCAGCTGTTCGACCGACAAGCAGTCGCTGATATTGTCACAGGCGCGTTGTAA
- a CDS encoding ATP-binding cassette domain-containing protein, with protein sequence MPPAIETVDLVKEYGELRALQELSLTVEEGEFFGLLGPNGAGKTTFINTLVGLVRKTGGEARVFGYDVEDDYQQARDAIGVAPQEFNVDRFFPIKEVLMHKAGYHGIPEDEAADRADEVLKRVGIYDKRNERFDWLSGGMKRRLLLARALVTDPDLLILDEPTAGVDVQLRHDLWELVTELNEEGTTILLTTHYIEEAERLCDRVAIMNEGRKVTVATPDELKGRGTDTVTVGLESTPQTAPELGPYAHETTVSGDRLEVRVDDGGSLAPRLLNDLEARGYEIADLEITRTSLEEIFVDLTEREDRSVTRSTAESASGDDEPETSETDTPPKREQEGVA encoded by the coding sequence ATGCCACCGGCCATCGAGACTGTCGATCTCGTCAAAGAATATGGTGAGCTACGCGCCCTCCAGGAACTGTCGCTGACCGTCGAGGAAGGCGAGTTCTTCGGCCTGCTCGGCCCCAACGGCGCGGGGAAAACGACCTTTATCAACACGCTAGTCGGGTTGGTTCGCAAAACCGGCGGCGAAGCGCGGGTCTTCGGCTACGACGTCGAGGACGACTACCAGCAGGCCCGGGATGCGATCGGGGTGGCCCCCCAGGAGTTCAACGTCGATCGCTTCTTCCCCATCAAGGAAGTGCTGATGCACAAGGCCGGCTACCACGGGATTCCCGAAGACGAGGCCGCCGACCGGGCCGACGAGGTGCTCAAACGCGTCGGGATCTACGACAAGCGCAACGAACGCTTCGACTGGCTCTCCGGCGGGATGAAACGCCGCCTGTTGCTCGCTCGAGCCCTCGTTACCGACCCCGACCTCCTGATCTTGGACGAACCGACTGCCGGCGTCGACGTCCAGTTGCGCCACGACCTCTGGGAACTCGTGACCGAACTCAACGAGGAGGGGACGACGATCCTCTTGACTACCCACTACATCGAGGAGGCCGAACGCCTCTGTGACCGCGTCGCGATTATGAACGAGGGGCGGAAAGTGACCGTCGCGACCCCGGACGAACTGAAAGGGCGCGGGACGGACACGGTCACCGTCGGCCTCGAGTCCACACCACAGACAGCACCCGAACTCGGGCCCTACGCACACGAGACGACGGTATCCGGGGATCGACTCGAGGTCCGCGTCGACGATGGCGGCTCGCTTGCCCCGCGATTGCTCAACGACCTCGAGGCACGAGGCTACGAGATCGCCGACCTCGAGATCACTCGGACCTCGCTCGAGGAGATCTTCGTCGACCTGACCGAGCGCGAGGACCGCTCCGTGACCCGTTCGACAGCCGAGAGCGCAAGCGGCGATGACGAACCCGAAACGAGCGAGACGGACACCCCGCCGAAGCGAGAACAGGAGGGGGTCGCCTGA
- a CDS encoding helix-turn-helix domain-containing protein: MELTHDTAHPAGLPSELDSAQAKLVYFYLEAAEGATATDLHQSLELPKLAILSVLNSLASQGLVEQTDATYVAIDATRRTN; the protein is encoded by the coding sequence ATGGAACTGACCCACGACACCGCTCACCCGGCTGGCCTTCCGTCCGAACTCGACTCCGCGCAGGCGAAACTCGTCTACTTCTACCTCGAGGCAGCCGAGGGCGCGACCGCGACCGATCTCCATCAGTCGCTGGAGCTCCCGAAACTGGCGATCCTGAGCGTCCTCAACTCGCTTGCGAGTCAGGGGCTCGTCGAACAGACTGACGCCACCTACGTCGCGATCGACGCGACCCGCCGGACCAACTAG
- a CDS encoding ABC transporter permease, whose translation MSVASRQLKSLIRREVLRFVRRPYNTFLPPLITNVLYFSVFGVILGSRIGTISDVTYIQFVLPGLVVLGAISNAFENASFSIFHGRWNEYIHEVITSPLSHSYTVAGYVLASALRGFIIGGLIIGVGFLFTSIPFAHPLYLISFGVVTTTLFAGLGVIGGLFAEDFDHLTVMNQFLLRPLVFFGGVFYSLDQLNGLAYTASLLNPMVYMVNGVRYGMLGMSEINPNTSLVVLTAATIVVLFINLLLFKRGVGITD comes from the coding sequence ATGAGCGTTGCCAGTAGACAGCTAAAGTCGCTAATCCGACGCGAAGTACTTCGATTCGTTAGACGTCCGTACAACACGTTCCTCCCCCCACTGATAACAAACGTTCTCTATTTCTCCGTCTTTGGGGTGATCCTCGGAAGTAGAATCGGGACGATCAGTGATGTAACCTATATCCAGTTCGTTTTGCCCGGTCTGGTCGTACTGGGTGCCATATCGAATGCCTTCGAGAACGCGTCGTTCAGTATTTTCCACGGGAGGTGGAACGAGTACATCCACGAAGTCATAACATCACCGCTGTCGCACAGTTACACGGTTGCTGGATACGTGCTAGCGAGCGCACTTCGCGGCTTCATCATTGGTGGTCTGATAATCGGTGTTGGCTTTCTCTTTACGTCAATTCCGTTCGCTCACCCGCTCTACCTGATTAGCTTCGGTGTCGTAACTACGACACTCTTTGCCGGGCTTGGAGTTATCGGTGGACTGTTCGCAGAAGACTTTGACCACCTGACGGTCATGAACCAATTCCTTCTCCGACCACTGGTGTTCTTTGGAGGCGTTTTCTATTCATTAGACCAACTCAACGGGCTGGCCTACACCGCCTCACTGCTCAACCCGATGGTCTATATGGTCAATGGAGTCCGCTACGGAATGCTGGGGATGAGTGAGATAAACCCGAATACGTCTCTCGTCGTGCTTACAGCTGCGACCATCGTCGTTCTTTTCATCAATCTGTTACTATTCAAGCGAGGGGTTGGAATTACTGATTAG
- a CDS encoding SDR family oxidoreductase: METVLEGETAVVTGAASGIGRAIATTFATAGADVVVADLREEPRQGGVPTHERINEETDANAVYVECDVTDQAALEAAIDAADEFGGLSVMVNNAGVFGPMGSITEISVEDYRDLMAINLDSVFVGSKLAAESLIEQGEGGAIVNISSLAGIQGYGEIAPYCTAKAGVRNLTYSLAEDLGPHGIRVNAIHPGEVETALTTEDFPIVGTEQEEMLKQMIPLQKLAQPADVANAALFLASDLAGHITAESLLVDGGTRNTS; this comes from the coding sequence ATGGAGACTGTACTCGAAGGCGAGACCGCGGTGGTCACGGGCGCTGCAAGTGGGATCGGTCGCGCAATCGCAACGACGTTTGCAACAGCAGGAGCGGATGTCGTCGTTGCAGACCTCCGCGAAGAGCCACGCCAAGGCGGCGTCCCGACCCACGAACGGATCAACGAGGAGACCGACGCCAACGCAGTCTACGTCGAATGCGATGTCACCGACCAAGCCGCGCTCGAGGCGGCGATCGACGCCGCAGACGAGTTCGGGGGCCTCAGCGTGATGGTGAACAACGCGGGCGTGTTCGGCCCGATGGGGTCGATCACGGAGATTTCCGTCGAAGACTACCGCGACCTGATGGCGATCAACCTCGATAGCGTCTTCGTCGGCTCGAAACTCGCCGCCGAGTCACTCATTGAGCAGGGAGAAGGCGGTGCGATCGTGAACATCTCGAGTCTCGCCGGGATTCAGGGATACGGCGAAATCGCCCCCTACTGTACGGCGAAAGCCGGAGTTCGGAACCTCACCTACTCGCTAGCAGAAGACCTCGGTCCACACGGTATTCGGGTCAACGCAATCCACCCCGGCGAGGTCGAGACGGCGCTGACGACCGAAGACTTCCCGATCGTCGGCACCGAGCAAGAGGAAATGCTCAAACAGATGATCCCCCTGCAAAAGCTCGCACAGCCGGCGGACGTCGCCAACGCGGCACTGTTCCTCGCAAGCGATCTGGCTGGCCACATCACCGCCGAATCGCTGCTCGTCGACGGTGGTACGCGAAACACCAGCTAA
- a CDS encoding 50S ribosomal protein L16: MSDKPASMYREISKPAYTRREYITGIPGSKIAQHKMGDTSADPEDYPVQISLITEEEVQIRHGSLEASRLSANRHMLKNAGENKYKMILRKFPHHVIRENKQATGAGADRVSDGMRQAFGKIVGTAARIDAGERIFTIWCDVDDADFAKDALRRAYNKISPPCRVVVEKGEEQLIA; the protein is encoded by the coding sequence ATGTCAGACAAGCCTGCCTCCATGTACCGGGAGATCAGTAAGCCGGCCTACACGCGCCGCGAATACATCACTGGTATCCCGGGCTCGAAGATCGCACAGCACAAGATGGGCGACACCTCGGCAGACCCCGAAGACTACCCCGTCCAAATCAGCCTCATCACCGAAGAAGAGGTCCAGATCCGCCACGGATCGCTCGAGGCGTCGCGTCTGTCGGCCAACCGCCACATGCTGAAAAACGCCGGCGAGAACAAGTACAAGATGATCCTGCGGAAGTTCCCCCACCACGTCATTCGGGAGAACAAGCAGGCAACCGGTGCGGGTGCAGACCGTGTTTCCGACGGGATGCGCCAGGCCTTCGGGAAGATCGTCGGCACCGCCGCGCGTATTGACGCCGGCGAGCGCATCTTCACGATCTGGTGTGACGTCGACGATGCCGACTTCGCCAAGGACGCGCTCCGCCGTGCCTACAACAAGATCTCGCCGCCGTGCCGTGTCGTCGTCGAGAAGGGCGAAGAGCAGTTGATTGCGTAG
- a CDS encoding cupin domain-containing protein: protein MTDPVLRRSDEIEYEPVDAADGLEKGVLLNDDHGAPNFAIRRFVLEAGGEVPKHTNEVEHEQYVLEGAYTVGIGDKTHEVEAGDSLLIPAGTVHWYRNDGDEPGAFICAVPHGDDQIELLE from the coding sequence ATGACCGATCCAGTCCTGCGACGGAGCGACGAGATCGAATACGAACCGGTCGACGCCGCCGACGGTCTCGAGAAGGGCGTCCTGCTCAACGACGACCACGGCGCGCCGAACTTCGCGATCCGGCGGTTCGTCCTCGAAGCCGGCGGCGAAGTGCCGAAACACACCAACGAGGTCGAACACGAACAGTACGTCCTCGAGGGTGCGTATACGGTGGGCATCGGCGACAAAACCCACGAGGTCGAGGCCGGTGACTCGTTGCTCATTCCCGCGGGCACGGTCCACTGGTATCGCAACGACGGCGACGAGCCGGGAGCGTTCATCTGTGCGGTGCCCCACGGCGACGACCAGATCGAGTTGCTCGAGTAA
- a CDS encoding cold-shock protein, protein MAKGTVDFFNDTGGYGFIETEDADDDVFFHMEDIGGPDLEEGQELEFDIEQAPKGPRATNVERL, encoded by the coding sequence ATGGCGAAAGGAACCGTTGATTTCTTCAACGACACTGGCGGCTACGGATTCATCGAGACTGAGGACGCGGACGACGACGTTTTCTTCCACATGGAAGACATCGGCGGCCCGGACCTGGAAGAAGGACAGGAGCTCGAGTTCGACATCGAGCAGGCCCCTAAGGGCCCGCGCGCGACGAACGTCGAGCGCCTGTAA
- a CDS encoding FecCD family ABC transporter permease, giving the protein MAEAQSTDGRVSVREREGRGGWVTWRLVLFCLAGMAVTVVAGLVQVSFGEYSMTISEAWHAVFNPNVLFNLYAWSAFLFGTELPEMSTASIVVWNLRLPRVFVGIIAGATLAVSGAIFQAVTRNELASPFVLGVSSGAGFAVLATLVVFSGLSPFLPLIAALGGTVAFVVVYTIAWKGGTSPVRLVLAGVIVNMVFQSLQQGLFFFADDLGVVQTAVAWLTGSLTGTGWDEVRIAIVPAIISIAIAVAGARQLNVLLLGERTAQSLGMRVERVRFFLSAVAILAASVAIAVAGIVSFFGLVVPHIVRNTVGGDYRRLMVGCLFAGPALLVTADVGARLALSGTQLPVGVVTGLLGGPYFLYLMRKQQSMGEL; this is encoded by the coding sequence ATGGCAGAAGCGCAGTCGACCGACGGGAGAGTGTCCGTCCGGGAACGGGAGGGACGAGGCGGCTGGGTGACGTGGCGGCTCGTCCTCTTTTGTCTCGCGGGCATGGCCGTTACCGTCGTCGCCGGACTCGTCCAGGTGAGCTTCGGGGAGTATTCGATGACGATCAGCGAAGCTTGGCATGCAGTGTTCAACCCCAACGTGCTGTTCAACCTCTACGCCTGGTCGGCGTTCTTGTTCGGGACTGAACTCCCGGAGATGAGTACCGCGAGCATCGTCGTCTGGAACCTTCGGCTGCCGCGGGTGTTCGTCGGTATCATCGCCGGTGCGACGCTTGCGGTCTCGGGAGCGATCTTCCAGGCAGTGACACGAAACGAACTGGCGAGCCCGTTCGTGCTCGGCGTTAGCTCCGGCGCGGGGTTCGCCGTCCTGGCGACGCTGGTCGTCTTCAGCGGCCTCTCGCCGTTCCTGCCGCTGATCGCCGCGCTGGGTGGGACGGTCGCGTTCGTGGTCGTCTATACGATCGCCTGGAAGGGTGGGACGAGCCCCGTCCGGCTCGTGCTCGCGGGCGTGATCGTCAACATGGTCTTCCAGTCGCTCCAGCAGGGGCTGTTCTTCTTCGCGGACGATCTGGGCGTCGTCCAGACGGCGGTCGCCTGGCTCACCGGTTCGCTGACGGGCACCGGCTGGGACGAAGTCCGGATCGCGATCGTCCCGGCGATCATTTCGATCGCAATCGCCGTCGCCGGCGCACGGCAGTTGAACGTGCTCTTGCTGGGCGAACGCACCGCGCAGTCGCTCGGCATGCGCGTCGAGCGCGTCCGGTTTTTCCTCTCGGCGGTCGCAATCTTGGCCGCCAGCGTCGCCATCGCCGTCGCGGGCATCGTCAGCTTCTTCGGCCTCGTCGTCCCGCACATCGTTCGGAACACGGTCGGCGGCGACTACCGGCGGCTGATGGTCGGCTGTCTCTTCGCTGGCCCCGCACTGTTGGTCACCGCCGATGTCGGCGCACGGCTCGCGCTGAGCGGTACCCAGTTGCCCGTCGGCGTCGTAACCGGCCTGCTCGGCGGCCCGTACTTCCTCTATCTGATGCGCAAACAGCAGTCAATGGGTGAGTTATAA
- a CDS encoding carbonic anhydrase: protein MGTDQDVLEELLAGNQRHVAGLADDHFADVQDGQQPDVVSICCSDSRVPQVDMWDADEPGTVFTPSNIGNQVWDEVDGDLIVNGGLLYPIAHADTEVAAIVGHTGCGAVTAAYNVATGGDMPGPQGVDKWVDLLVPVVEEAIESGQVDTDADDETVINQLVEYNVDTQVQFLREAADVPDDVAVYGFVYDFQGIYGDDGGRTYLVNYDGETEPDTIAEQIPDEYADAVRRLLA from the coding sequence ATGGGCACAGATCAAGACGTCCTCGAGGAGTTGCTCGCCGGGAACCAGCGCCACGTTGCCGGCCTCGCCGACGACCACTTCGCCGACGTACAGGACGGCCAACAGCCTGACGTCGTCTCGATTTGCTGTTCGGACTCACGTGTGCCACAGGTCGACATGTGGGACGCCGACGAGCCCGGCACGGTCTTTACACCCAGTAACATCGGCAATCAGGTCTGGGACGAGGTCGACGGCGACCTGATTGTCAACGGCGGACTGCTGTACCCGATCGCACATGCCGACACCGAGGTCGCAGCTATCGTCGGCCACACCGGCTGCGGTGCCGTCACTGCCGCCTACAACGTGGCGACCGGTGGCGACATGCCCGGCCCGCAGGGCGTCGACAAGTGGGTCGACCTGCTCGTCCCGGTCGTCGAGGAGGCCATCGAAAGCGGTCAGGTCGACACCGACGCGGACGACGAGACGGTCATCAATCAGCTCGTTGAGTACAACGTCGACACGCAGGTCCAGTTCTTACGCGAGGCCGCGGACGTCCCCGACGACGTCGCCGTCTACGGCTTCGTCTACGACTTCCAGGGAATCTACGGCGACGACGGCGGTCGCACGTATCTCGTCAACTACGACGGCGAGACGGAGCCGGACACGATCGCCGAACAGATCCCCGACGAGTACGCCGACGCAGTTCGTCGGCTACTCGCATAG
- a CDS encoding ABC transporter ATP-binding protein, producing MARTQQDTTREQDRITDGDGVAVESALIGDDLELTYPTIDETIVDCARIDIPEGAVTALVGPNGSGKSTLLKALSNHLEPVTGNIEIHGDPLESFSQKELARELGVLSQENDSLGSITVEDLVYHGRYPHRSFFESVSDEDHDAVERAIELAGIDDLRETELGQLSGGQKQLAWIAMVLAQDTDVLLLDEPTTYLDVHHQFRVLETIRQLNEQKGVTVAVILHDISQAARFADYLIAMCDGELYDWGPPEEVVTEQLLADVFGIEATVRYEPELQVLPKRSLPNSRS from the coding sequence ATGGCACGCACACAGCAGGACACGACCCGAGAACAGGACCGGATCACCGACGGCGACGGCGTCGCCGTCGAGAGCGCACTGATCGGCGACGACCTCGAGCTCACGTATCCGACGATCGACGAGACGATCGTCGACTGTGCACGCATCGACATCCCCGAAGGAGCAGTGACCGCGCTTGTCGGGCCGAACGGCAGCGGAAAGAGTACGCTCCTGAAGGCGCTCTCGAACCATCTCGAGCCAGTCACCGGCAACATCGAAATTCACGGTGATCCCCTCGAGTCGTTCAGTCAGAAGGAACTGGCACGCGAGCTGGGCGTGCTCTCGCAGGAAAACGACTCGCTGGGCTCGATCACCGTCGAGGATCTCGTCTATCACGGTCGCTATCCGCATCGCAGCTTCTTCGAGAGCGTCTCAGACGAGGACCACGACGCGGTCGAGCGCGCGATCGAACTGGCGGGGATCGACGACCTCCGTGAAACCGAACTCGGCCAGTTGAGCGGCGGCCAGAAGCAACTGGCCTGGATCGCGATGGTGCTGGCACAGGACACGGACGTGCTGTTGCTCGACGAACCGACGACCTACCTCGACGTCCATCACCAGTTCCGCGTCCTCGAGACGATCCGCCAGTTGAACGAACAGAAAGGCGTCACCGTCGCCGTGATCCTCCACGACATCTCGCAGGCGGCGCGCTTCGCCGACTATCTGATCGCGATGTGCGACGGCGAACTCTACGATTGGGGGCCGCCCGAGGAGGTCGTGACCGAACAGCTCCTTGCCGACGTCTTCGGCATCGAAGCGACCGTCAGGTACGAACCGGAACTCCAGGTTCTTCCGAAGCGGTCGCTGCCGAATAGCCGGTCGTAG
- a CDS encoding CBS domain-containing protein — MRSFQIGTLFGIPIKLDLTFLLVLPLFAYLIGSQIEEVAGLLNDGLTAGIDIGAISAGLMPWALGLAAAIGLFIGVVLHELGHSLTARRFGFPIDSITLWLFGGIAAFSEMPENWRQELTIAVAGPIVSVLLGIGSYMLFSVIPASISGARFVFGYLAILNVALAIFNMLPAFPMDGGRVLRALLARNQPYARATQQAASIGKLFAVVMGLFGLFSLNIILIGVAFFVFIAASSEAQQVTMKAAFQDITVSDIMTPVSDLHTVDPETTITELIQRMFTERHTGYPVVENDAVDGERLVGLVTLSDARAVEPVERDAYTVDDVMTTDLETITPDSDAMTAIERMQKHDIGRLLVVEDDDLVGLISRTDVMTALNIVQQSGAAAFSGRPRTAG; from the coding sequence ATGAGAAGCTTCCAGATCGGGACCTTATTTGGTATTCCGATCAAGCTAGATCTGACGTTCCTGCTGGTGCTCCCGCTGTTTGCGTATCTCATCGGGTCACAGATCGAGGAAGTCGCGGGACTGCTCAACGACGGGCTCACAGCGGGAATCGATATCGGGGCGATTAGCGCCGGCCTGATGCCGTGGGCCCTCGGGTTGGCTGCAGCGATCGGCCTGTTCATCGGCGTCGTCCTCCACGAGCTCGGACACTCGTTGACCGCTCGACGGTTCGGGTTTCCGATCGACTCGATCACGCTCTGGCTGTTTGGGGGCATCGCCGCCTTCTCGGAGATGCCCGAGAACTGGCGACAGGAACTCACCATCGCCGTCGCCGGGCCGATCGTCAGTGTCCTGCTCGGCATCGGCTCCTACATGCTCTTTTCGGTGATCCCCGCGAGCATCAGCGGTGCGCGATTCGTCTTTGGATATCTGGCTATCCTCAACGTCGCACTCGCAATCTTCAACATGCTGCCCGCATTCCCGATGGACGGCGGGCGGGTCCTCCGGGCGCTGCTGGCTCGAAATCAACCATACGCGCGGGCGACACAGCAAGCCGCCAGCATCGGCAAACTGTTCGCCGTCGTCATGGGGCTGTTCGGCCTCTTCTCGCTCAACATCATCCTCATCGGCGTCGCCTTCTTCGTGTTCATCGCCGCCTCGAGCGAGGCCCAGCAGGTGACGATGAAAGCTGCCTTTCAGGATATTACCGTCAGCGACATCATGACGCCGGTGAGTGATCTCCACACCGTCGACCCCGAGACGACGATCACGGAGTTGATCCAGCGGATGTTTACCGAGCGTCATACGGGATATCCAGTCGTCGAGAACGACGCGGTCGACGGCGAGCGCCTCGTCGGCCTCGTGACGCTGAGCGACGCCCGTGCAGTCGAGCCGGTCGAGCGCGATGCATACACCGTCGATGACGTGATGACGACGGACCTGGAGACGATCACGCCAGATTCGGACGCGATGACGGCAATCGAGCGGATGCAGAAACACGATATCGGTCGCCTGCTCGTCGTCGAAGACGACGATCTCGTTGGGTTGATCTCGCGAACCGACGTGATGACCGCCCTCAATATCGTCCAACAAAGCGGTGCGGCTGCCTTCTCCGGTCGACCGCGAACGGCGGGCTGA